The DNA sequence CGGGCGATGTGCTCGAAGTCGTCCACGTACAGCCCCTGGGCGTCCAACCCGGTGCGCAACACCTCGATGACGTTGCGATTGAAGTCTGCGGTCACCCCGGCCCGGTCGTTGTAGGCGGCGATGAGCCGACCGGTGTCCTTGATGAGGTCGGCGCCCAGGAGAAAATAGTCGCCGGGCTTCAGGGAACGCGCGATCCGACCGAAGAAGCTCGCCCGTTGGGTCTCGTCGAGATTGCCGATGGTCCCGCCGAGGAAGATGGCCATTCGCGGCCCGGGGTACGTGGACAGAGTCAGGTCGGGGTCGTTGAAGTCGCCGTCCAGTGGCTGAACCGAGATGGAAGGGAACTCGGCGGCGATGTGCTGTGCCGACGACGTGAGCATCTCGACGCTGACATCGAGGGGTACGTAGGTGAAACCGTCGTCGGAGGACGCGGCGTCATGAGAACCGGCGAATGACTGCAGAAGTAGCCGCGTCTTCTCGGACGTTCCCGACCCCAGT is a window from the Williamsia sp. DF01-3 genome containing:
- the egtD gene encoding L-histidine N(alpha)-methyltransferase, with product MTLSDSREAINPRLVEDAVAGLWQQPPVLPARWLYDKRGSELFDEITRLPEYYPTRRETEILDRHRSEIVSTTGARTMIELGSGTSEKTRLLLQSFAGSHDAASSDDGFTYVPLDVSVEMLTSSAQHIAAEFPSISVQPLDGDFNDPDLTLSTYPGPRMAIFLGGTIGNLDETQRASFFGRIARSLKPGDYFLLGADLIKDTGRLIAAYNDRAGVTADFNRNVIEVLRTGLDAQGLYVDDFEHIARWNPPEHRIEMWLRARRNVVAHFGAIERTWELPAGAEILTEISTKFDLDVLHQEMARQGLEHTHTWTDHAGDFSVVLARVG